A portion of the Helicobacter pylori NQ4053 genome contains these proteins:
- a CDS encoding sulfite exporter TauE/SafE family protein, which translates to MDIYALYITIGLFTGILSGIFGIGGGMIIVPIMLATGHSFEESIGISILQMALSSFVGSVLNFKKKSLDFSLGLLIGAGGLIGASFSGFILKIVSSKILMVIFALLVVYSMIQFVLKPKKKDFIAGTKRYQLQGLKLFLIGALTGFFAITLGIGGGMLMVPLMHYFLGYDSKKCVALGLFFILFSSISGAFSLIYHHIINKEVLVAGAIVGLGSVMGVSIGIKWIMGLLNEKMHKALILGVYGLSLLIILYKLFF; encoded by the coding sequence ATGGATATTTATGCGTTATACATAACGATAGGGCTTTTTACTGGCATTCTATCAGGGATCTTTGGCATTGGTGGGGGGATGATCATTGTCCCTATCATGCTCGCAACCGGGCATTCTTTTGAAGAATCCATCGGCATTTCCATTTTGCAAATGGCGCTTTCATCGTTCGTGGGATCTGTTTTGAATTTCAAAAAAAAATCGCTTGATTTTTCTTTAGGCTTGTTGATAGGGGCAGGGGGGCTGATAGGAGCGAGTTTTAGCGGTTTCATTTTAAAAATCGTTTCCAGTAAAATTTTAATGGTTATTTTCGCGCTTTTAGTCGTGTATTCTATGATCCAATTTGTTTTGAAACCCAAAAAAAAAGATTTTATAGCGGGTACCAAGCGCTATCAATTGCAAGGTTTAAAATTATTTTTAATTGGCGCGCTCACAGGGTTTTTTGCCATCACTTTAGGGATTGGTGGGGGGATGCTCATGGTGCCTTTGATGCATTATTTTTTAGGGTATGATTCTAAAAAATGCGTGGCGTTAGGGTTATTTTTTATTCTGTTTTCTTCCATTTCAGGAGCTTTTTCCTTAATCTATCACCACATCATTAATAAAGAAGTGCTAGTAGCAGGGGCGATTGTGGGATTAGGCTCTGTTATGGGCGTGAGCATTGGGATTAAATGGATCATGGGGCTTTTGAATGAAAAGATGCATAAAGCTTTGATTTTAGGGGTGTATGGTTTGTCGTTATTGATTATTTTATACAAACTCTTTTTTTAA
- a CDS encoding methylated-DNA--[protein]-cysteine S-methyltransferase encodes MVLYHYYFKTPKSFPLEYLHLCANESHLLRLDFDAANFSHNTPMNTPLKLSVQALERYFLGQLFEFDAPLDLIGTFFQKQVWSALMTIPYGKTKSYDEIAKLINNPKSCRAVGNANRNNPISLIVPCHRVVRKNGALGGYNGGIEVKKWLLEFESKILNQQAKNSLIS; translated from the coding sequence ATGGTTTTATACCACTACTATTTTAAGACCCCTAAGAGTTTCCCTTTAGAGTATTTGCATTTGTGCGCTAATGAGAGCCATTTGTTGAGATTGGATTTTGATGCGGCCAATTTTTCTCATAATACCCCTATGAATACCCCGCTAAAACTCAGCGTTCAAGCCTTGGAGCGTTATTTCTTGGGACAACTTTTTGAATTTGATGCGCCTTTAGATTTGATAGGGACTTTTTTTCAAAAACAAGTTTGGTCTGCGTTAATGACTATCCCTTATGGTAAAACAAAAAGTTACGATGAAATCGCAAAGCTCATTAATAACCCTAAATCTTGCAGAGCTGTTGGCAACGCTAATCGCAATAACCCTATTTCTTTGATCGTGCCTTGTCATAGAGTGGTGCGTAAAAATGGCGCTTTAGGGGGGTATAATGGGGGTATAGAAGTCAAAAAGTGGCTGTTAGAATTTGAAAGCAAAATTTTAAACCAGCAAGCTAAAAACTCTTTAATTTCTTAA